A region of the Oncorhynchus gorbuscha isolate QuinsamMale2020 ecotype Even-year linkage group LG02, OgorEven_v1.0, whole genome shotgun sequence genome:
TGCGTATTCggatacctaaggtttgattataaacgttgtttgacttgtttggaaaagtttattagtaacgtttgggattcattttgtgtgcattttgatggagggaaactgggtggattattgactgaagtgagccagctaaactgagtttttatggatataaagaaggatattatcgaacaaaaggaccatttgtgatgtaactgggacctattggagtgccaacagaagaagatcaaaggtaaagCATTTGTATATCGCCATtcctgactttcgtgtcgcacctgcctggttgaaatatgattttcatgtgtttgtatgcagggctctgtcctcagataattgcatggtttgctttcgccataaagcccttttgaaatctgacacgcggctggattaacaagaagttaagctttattttgatatataacacatttaagaatgttaaatatttgaatTTAGTATTTTTGAATTTACGTGCCCTGTAATTTCACTGGATATTAGCCAGGTGGGAGGCTACCGTTCCTCTGTccattgtctgttcttttgacTATCTTAATATTGTCATTGGTCAatttgagatatggctttttctttgcaactctgcctagaaggccaacatcccggagtcgcctcttcactgttgacgttgagactggtgttttgcgggtacgatttaatgaagctgccagttgaggacttgaggcgtCTTTATCAAACTAGACACTTGTCCTATTGCTCAGTTATGCAccgggggcctcccactcctctttctattctggttagagccagtttgtgctgttctgtgaagggagtagtacacagagttgtaCAATATCTTaatggcaatttctcacatggaatagccttaatttctcagaacgaGAATAGACTgaggagtttcagaagaaagttgtaatcgaaaccacaaatgctgatgctccagatactcaactagtctaaagaacaGTTTTATTGCATCTTtaaaatcaggacaacagttttcagctgtgctaacataattgcaaaagggttttcggatgatcaattagccttttaaaatgataaacttggattagctattacaacgtgccattggaacacaggagtgatggttgctgataatgggcctctgtacacctatgtagatattccatcaaaaatcagcagtttccagctacaaaagtcatttacaacattaacaatgtccacactgtgtttctgatcaatttgatgttatttcaaATGGACAAAagaaagtgcttttctttcaaaaacaaggacatttctaagtgacccaaagtTTTGAATGGTAGTATAACACACTGTATATTGTATCAAAAACAATTTTATTGTTTTCGATATGGGCAATTCCATACAAGATTGGCCAAAATATTTATAATGTTTTGGATCTTCCTGAAATGAAATCCATTAGAAAGGTCGTTTGGGTTTAATTTCAATGCATTTCATTTCAGGAagatccatttacattacattacatttaaatcatttagcagacgctcttatccagagcgacttacaaattggtgcattcaccttatgacatccaacaTTATAAATATCTTTGCGTCACTCCCATCTGGAATGCCCTATACGTGCCCATTTCTACTAAATAGATTGACTGGGTACCAGGAAGAAGAGAAAACCAGCTGACACTGATTTTTGTTAATAGGCCTTACATGCAATTAAACCATGATCATACAGTAACATCTGGTGATTCCCAGAGCATATCCCAAAGGCTCAGTCTTGTGTGAGCTTCATACATACCAATGTCCTCCAGGCTCATGACTTGTCCTGAGGTGGTGGGGAGGACGGTCTGGGCAGGAAGCCCCTTCTCATGCAGGAAGGTCATGGCATGAGTCTGCAGCTCCAGCAGAGTGGGGTTCTGACTGTCCTCCGAGTTCATTACCTTCAGGACGTACTCGTTGTCCTCACTGACCACCAAGTGGAAGTTCTGGTCATCATAGCTGGGCAGCGGATGAATCTGGGACGGCGTCAAGTCAAAGAGCCTCTTCACTAGCTCAGACACCTGTAGACGGCTGAGGTTTGGTTTAGATTCCGCTAATGCCATTGATGCTACAGAGACGGAATGCAAAGAAAAAAAGATCACGAagggggtgtaatcattagtccaaattAGTttaaaacgagagtttctattggaccaattcaggtaggtccctcccccgTTTCATTCCATAGTTTAAGAAACGTTCTGGAACAGAATTGACTTTGGTTGtgacatacatatatacatatacatatatacatatacatatacatacatatacatatatatacatacatatacatacatatacatacatatacatacatatacatatatatacatacatatacatacatatatacatatatacatatacatatacatatacatacatatatatatacatatacatacacatatatacatatacatacatatacatatacatatatacatatacatacatacatatacatatacatatatacatatacatatatacatatacatatacatatacatacatatacatatacatacatatacatatacatacatatacatatacatacatatatatatacatacatatatatatacatatacatacatacatatacatatacatatatacatatacatatatacatatacatatacatacatatacatacatatacatatacatatacatatacatacatatatacatatacatacatatatatatatatacatatatacatacatatacatatacatacatatatatatacatacatatatatatacatacatatatatatacatacatatatatatacatacatatatatatacatatatatatacatacatatatatatacatacatatatatatacatatacatacatatatacatatacatacatatacatatacatatacatatacatacatatacatatacatatacatatacatatacatatacatacatatacatatacatacatatatacatatacatacatatacatatatatatatacatatacatacatatacatacatatatatatacatatacatatacatatatatatacatatacatatatacatatacatacatatatatatacatacatatatatatacatatacatacatatatacatatacatacatatacatatacatatacatacatatacatatacatacatatacatatacatatatacatatacatacatatatacatatacatacatatatacatatacatacatatatacatatacatacatatacatatacatacatatacatatacatacatatatacatatacatatacatatacatacatatacatacatatacatatacatacatatacatacatatatacatatacatatacatatacatacatatacatacatatacatatacatacacatacatatacatacacatatatatacatacacatacatatacatacacatacatatacatatacatacacatacatatacatacatatacatatatacatatacatacatatatacatatacgtacatatacatacatatacacatatatacatatatatatacacacatatatatacacatatatatacacaatctCAAACCCTTATTTTGGTTTTTCACTAACCTAGAGCATGGCATCACAATCTTGAAATCTACGTCTGTAACCCAGTGTGTAGAAGTTACAATGTCTGACTTGTGCAGGCTAACCAgttggtatacacacacacacattaatatacaACATATAAAACATCTCGAATGCAATTGGTATTAAAATAATCGATGTTGTTTACAAGTCAAAGTACTTTCTAATCGAAAACTAGCTAACTGTTTTGTCATTTTCTGGTCACACAAGCATTGTAAAGGACAATCCTAGCTATCGAGTGTTGGTTGGTAAGGCAAATGAGATATTTGAAAAGTTCAAGTACAGCCACATTTGCTTCGCTGCCAAGGTTGCATCGAAGCTAGACCACATACTGTAGGCTTCCATTCAAACTTAAACGTAGCTATAATGTAAAGGGTTGTGGGACAATTCATAGGCTTAGCTAAATTTACTGTCtgctaatagtaataataataattagttaGCTAAAAACTGGTGATAAAAGTTAGGGTCGCCTCTGACAAAAATAAAttcacatgactggacagctTTAATTTCACAAAACGCTTTACATTGCCAAAGTTAAATCACCCACCTGTGTTAGAGTTGCGTAAATtcaaatctggtatcaggataaatataacaatgagtcaccgattttatactatgtattttttattagctaagtaataaatggcaaatgcaactttcgtatatacaggctcactgtaataccacgcagggcagaacagggaACTGACGTATGTAAAACAGTATTctttatactgtgatagacagttccaacccgtctgttggcctatcacagtagagactgggcgtggtttaaacttgctcagcctattgcaggcgcTCTGGCGGTTCCCCGCCTCTTGGCTCTTCTGTTGATAGATGTGAAGAACATCCAGGCTCTCATGCTCCATACGgttatctcgcacctggctcctgttatctaacaaaagaccgcTTGTTCTCGCAACACCCCGCTCTGAATGTGCCCCCCTCCCAACTAATTTGAACAGTTCCTTCTTTTTTTTAATCTTtaattttttttgttttattaacaacaaatcaatacataaagcacatgagggaacacaagcatatatagattacaaacaatggacaatcgagctagggggtacaatatcacattacaattacacaaggaccttaagggacatgcatatacttacaattctaacagcttatttgttagtagagcatttaaccgtcttaaaatacagttcaatttctttttgtagggtacaaaaatgtggttttctgtttgtaaatttacatttgtgtatatgaaatttggccaaaagaataatgaaattaattacataaaaatgattccgcttatttctattgtatgtaaaggatccaaacagtacatctctccacaatagtgtaaaatcttcataaatgtgttcaattataaacctactgatgtcttgccacagttttcttacatgcataccaatgccaaaaaagatgcacaactgttACTGGGTGGTcgttacaaaaggagcaatttaagttgatgttttccttaaacttcttcatatagtggttggcaggataatatttatgaataattttaaaggaaacttccttaattttgttaacaggtgtgtgtgtggcaacatccaaacttttttcgaACAGATATTATcaaataaatccattccaataaggcatgacataacgtatagatacaacatcctgctgaaacaaggatcgtatcgctctgttgttgaatggaccaaaagagaaacaaatcgttcctactgatgagtcaacagaatagaaggtaggctctgagggtcaggtctttcctactgatgagtcaacagggtcaatagaaggtaggctctgagggtcaggtctttcctactgatgagtcaacagggtcaatagaaggtaggctctgagggtcaggtctttcctactgatgagtcaacagggtcaacagaaggtaggctctgagggtcaggtctttcctactgatgagtcaacagggtcaatagaaggtaggctctgagggtcaggtctttcctactgatgagtcaacagggtcaatagaaggtaggctctgagggtcaggtctttcctactgatgagtcaacagaatagaaggtaggctctgagggtcaggtctttcctactgatgagtcaacagggtcaacagaaggtaggctctgagggtcaggtctttcctactgatgagtcaacagaatagaaggtaggctctgagggtcaggtctttcctactgatgagtcaacagaatagaaggtaggctctgagggtcaggtctttcctactgatgagtcaacagggtcaacagaaggtaggctctgagggtcaggtctttcctactgatgagtcaacagaatagaaggtaggctctgagggtcaggtctttcctactgatgagtcaacagaatagaaggtaggctctgagggtcaggtcttgacacgttCCTGAGTAACagagcaacacctgagggaatgtcATCTAAAACAAtggcaaaatctttaggtgttacagggaccttgtaaagtgataagaattatttataactgagtaaaagaccctctgcatttaccagttggctcaccaataggatattatttctgaaccaatattctaaaaacagagaggtatttttatacaatatatcccgattattccatatataatatctgtgtggggaaaaattgtgtttataaattataaatgtattatttattttttttcacctttatttaaccaggtaggctagttgagaacaagttctcatttacaactgtgacctggccaagataaagcatagcagtgtgaacagacaacacagagttacacatggagtaaacaattaaaaagtcaataacacagtaggaaaaaaaggggagtatatacattgtgtgcaaaaggcgtgaggtaggcgaataattacaattttgcagattaacactggagtgataaatgatcagatggtcatgtacaggcagagatattggtgtgcaaaagagcagaaaagtaaataaataaaaacagtatggggatgaggtaggtaaaaatgggtgggctatttaccgatagactatgtatagctgcagcgatcggtttgctgctcagatagcagatgtttgaagttggtgagggagataaaattctccaacttcagcaatttttgcaattcgttccagtcacaggcagcagagaactggaacgaaaggcggccgaatgaggtgttggctttagggatgatcagtgagatacacctgctggagcgcgtgctacggatgggtgttgccatcgtgaccagtgaactgagataaggcggagctttacctagcatgaacttgtagatgacctggagccagtgggtctggcgacgaatatgtagcgagggccaggtGCTttaggtgctttagtgacaaaacggatggcactgtgataaactgcatccagtttgctgagtagagtgttggaagcaattttgtagatgacatcgccaaagtcgaggatcggtaggatagtcagttttactagggtaagtttggcggcgtgagtgaaggaggctttgttgcggaatagaaagccgactctagatttgtttttcgattggagatgtttgatatgagtctggaaggagagtttacagtctagccagacacctaggtacttatagatgtccacatattcaaggtcgaaaccatccagggtggtgatgctgctcaggcgtgcgggtgcaggcagcgaacggttgaaaagcatgcatttggttttactagcgtttaagagcagttggaggccacggaaggagtgttgtatggcattgaagctcgtttggaggttagatagcacagtgtccaaggacggtccggatgtatatagaatggtgtcgtctgcatagaggtggatcagggaatcgcccgcagcaagagcaacatcattgtaCAACTATCATGCTTGTAAACAAATGATAATGTTCAAAAACCATATTAAAACAAAGGTAAGGGAATGGAAAACTAGTCcgcatctggtgtgaccaccattcaTGCAGTgctacacatctccttcacatagagttgatcaggctgttgattgaggCCTGTAGAATGCTGGTCCCActgctcttcaatggctgtgcaaagtggCTGGATTTTGGGCAGGAACtagaacacgctgttgtacactttgatccagagcattccaaacatgctcaaatgtaaaatatataatatatatatatatatatatatatatatatatatatatatatatatatataagagaaCAAATTCCTATCTACAGTGACGTCCTACAAgggccaaacccagatgatgttgggccaattgtgcgccgccctatgggactcccaatcacggccggttgtgatacagcctgaatgagtgacatgtctggtgagtatgcaggccacggAAGAActtggacattttcagcttccaggaattgtgtagagatccttgtgacatggggccaagccttatcatgctgaaacatgaagtgatgTAGGAGGATGAATGGCTCTACAGTGGGTCTCAGGATCTTGTCATagtgtctctgtgcattcaaattgccatccaatgcaattgtgttcgttgtccgtagcttatgcctgcccataccataaccccaccgccaccttgtgttgacatcagcaaactgctcgccaggtacagttgaaacccgggattcatccatgaagagcacagtTCTCCAGCATGCCATTTCCCACTGAAGTGTATAGTccggtcaagaccctggtgaggacaacgagcacacagatgagcttcactgagacggtttctgacagtttgtgcagaaattctttggttgtgcaaacccacactttcatcagctgtctgggtgtctggtctcagatgatcctacCGGTGAAATagcctgatgtggaggtcctggggtgGCTACATGTGGTCTGCGCTTGTGAGGCTGGTTAGACATAGTGAcgaattctctaaaacgacattggagttGGCTCATGGTAGATAAATTAGCatttaattatctggcaacagctctggtggacatttctgcagtcagcatgcaaattgcacgctccctcaaattTTGAGACAtctctggcattgtgttgtgtgacaaaactgcacattttagagtggccgtttattgtccccagcacaaggtgcacctgtgtaatgaacaTGCTGTTTAATTCACATACAAGGCATAGAGCTTATGTTTCAATGCAACGTTAACAAATCATTATTCCAAGCATGATCAGGGAGAAAAACAAAGAAACCACGGCTTGAGCCATGGCCCGTAGctcataggagagggagagagaaataaagtgtgtgtatctgcgttGTTTAGGATTCAAAATCTGAGTTGTTGACCAATAGCATTACTCTAAAGTTAACCTCCAATCAGATATCAGACCGACATGATGTAATCACACCAGAAGCTCTGCTTCTCAGAGCTGTGACAGAATGGAGGTTGGAGACATAATACAGAGAAGACTGAATTCCTGAGAATAAAACCTTTTGCATCGAAGAAGAGTCCCTACAAATATAATTAAATGATTACACTATTCATCTATGGCAAAGATActtatatgtttcccatgtcatctgtgtctggtatgtgttactggctagctaggtttTCAGCCAGCATGAAATTAAAGGAGGGGAAGGTCGTTCGAACCTCTGACGCATTTGTCATGTTAGCACATCCATCACCTCTGCTGTGAACTGTTTCACAAGAGACATGGCAAACGGGAGATGTACAAAAATGTTGACACCATTGATGCAATTTCAATGCTGTTTGAGTTGCTTTGTGTGCCACCAAATTTGCTTGAGATGATTTTACTGCTCACTGCATCCAAGGTTCTCGACATacggtggggcaaaaaagtatttagtcagccaccaattgtgcaagttctcccacttaagaagatgagcgaggcctgcaattttcatcataggtacatttaaactatgatagacaaaatgagaaagaaaaaatccagaaaatcacattgtaggattttttatgaacttatttgcaaatgatggtggaaaataaatatttggtcgcctacaaacaagcaagatttctggctctcacagacctgtaacttcttctttaagaggctcctctgtcctccactcgttacctgtattaatggcacctgtttgaacttgttatcagtataaaagacacctgtccacaacctcaaacagtcacactccaaactccactatggccaagagcaaagagctgtcaaaggacaccagaaacaaaattgttgacctgcaccaggctgggaagactgaatctgcaataggtaagcagcttggtttgaagaaatcaaccttgggagcaattattaggaaatagaaaacatacaagaccactgaaaatctccctcgatctggggctccacgcaagatctcacgctgtggggtcaaaatgatcacaagaatggtgagcaaaaatcccagaaccacactgggggacctagtgaatgacctgcagagagctgggaccaaagtaacaaagcctaccatcagtaacacactacgccgccagggactcaaatcctgcagtgccagacgtgtctccctgcttaagccagtacatgtccaggcccgtctgaagtttgatagagagcatttggatgatccagaagaaaattgggagaatgtcatctcaactcgtcgtgtttggaggacaaagaatgctgagttgcatccaaagaacaccatacctactgtgaagcatgggggtggaaatatcatgctttggggctgtttttatgcaaagggaccaggacgactgatccgtgcaaaggaaagaatgaatggggccatgtatcgtgagattttcagtgaaaacctccttccatcagcaagggcattgaatatgAAAAAGGGCTGGGTCATTCAGaatcatttcaaggtcctggagtggccaagccagtctccagatctcaaccccatagaaaatctttggagggagttgaaagtccgtgtttccgagcaacagccccaaaacatcactgctctagaggagatctgcatggaggaatgggccaaaataccagcaacagtgtgtgaaaaccttgtgaagactaacAGAAAAcgcttgacctctgtcattgccaacaaagggtatataacaaagtattgagataaactttttttattgaccaaatacttataatatacaacataatttgcaaataaattcattaaaaatcctaaaatgagattttctggatttttttttctcattttgtctgtcatagttgaagtgtattgTATTGGCCacagttggtggctgactaaatacttttttgccccactgtaatggAAATGTCACATTGAATTATTCTGTGTCAAATTCCTTCCATGAATAAACTTTAGTTTCCCATCCAGACTCTGTATGAAGTACTAATTTCTGCTTCCTAATTGGTGCAGTGCTCTGCCCCAGATGACTTACGTGGAGAACACTTTCAGAATATGGGGTTTATGACGCAGGTGTATAGTCCTTTTTAGTCCCAAGGCCTACAACAGCCTGATACTCGCATAATATAATGTTACCTCTCGATATATCAGACTTCTTGACACCACCCAAGGTCTAGTATATGGCAATAAGTTAGGTTTTTAATACTCTCGCAAGATTCACTCAGTGTGGCCATTAGCGAGGGGTTTCAGAAAATTAAAGCATATAAAAACAGACCTGCATCAGAATACTTTATGGCTGCACCCAATACCCAGACCCAAGCACCCAATACCCAGAACCAAGCACCCAATACCCAGAACCAAGCACCCAATACCCAGACCCAGGCACCCAATACCCAGACCCAGGCACCCAATACCCAGACCCAGGCACCCAATACCCAGACCCAGGCACCCAATACCCAGAACCAAGCTCCCAATACCCAGACCCAAGAACCCAATACCCAGAACCAAGCACCCAATACCCAGACCCAAGCACCCAATACCCAGACCCAAGCACCCAATACCCAGACCCAGGCACCCAATACCCAGACCCAGGCACCCAATGCCCAGAACCAAGCACCCAATACCCagaccaaaagcactcacaaacttctacagatgcacaatcgagagcatcctggcgggctgtatcaccgcctggtacggcaactgctccgccctcaaccgtaaggctctccagagggtagtgaggtctgcacaacgcatcaccgggggcaaactacctgccctccaggacacctacaccacccgatgttacaggaaggccataaagatcatcaaggacatcaaccacccgagccactgcctgttcacaccgctatcatccagaaggcgaggtcagtacaggtgcatcaaagctgggaccgagagactgaaaaacagcttctatctcaaggccatcagactgttaaacagccaccactaacattgagtggctgctgccaacacactgtcattgacaatgactcaactccagccactttaataatgggaattgatgggaaatgatgtaaatatatcactagccactttaaacaatgctaccttatataatgttacttaccctacattattcatctcatatgcatacgtatatactgtactctatatcatcgactgcatccttatgtaatacatgtatcactagccactttaactatgccacttatTTTACataatcatctcatatgtatatactgtactcgatcccatctactgtatcttgcctatgctgccctgtaccatcactcattcatatatccttatgtacatattctttatccccttacactgtgtataagacagtagttttggaattgttagttagattacttgttggttattactgcattgactgcattgtcggaactagaagcacaagcatttcgctacactcgcattaacatctgctaaccatgtgtatgtgacaaatacaatttgattttattttattttatttcgaCCCAAGCACCCAATACCCAGACCCAAGCACCCAAAACCCAGACCCAGGCACCCAATACCCAGAACCAAGCACCCAATACCCAGACCCAAGCACCCAATACCCAGACCCAAGCACCCAATACCCAGAACCAAGCACCCAATACCCAGAACCAAGCACCCAATACCCAGAACCAAGTACCCAATACCCAGACCCAAGCACCCAATACTCAGACCCAAGCACCCAATACTCAGACCCAAGCAC
Encoded here:
- the LOC123995570 gene encoding threonine-rich protein-like — its product is MAAPNTQTQAPNTQNQAPNTQNQAPNTQTQAPNTQTQAPNTQTQAPNTQTQAPNTQNQAPNTQTQEPNTQNQAPNTQTQAPNTQTQAPNTQTQAPNTQTQAPNAQNQAPNTQTKTPNTQTQAPKTQTQAPNTQNQAPNTQTQAPNTQTQAPNTQNQAPNTQNQAPNTQNQVPNTQTQAPNTQTQAPNTQTQAPNTQTQAPNTQTQAPNIQTQAPNTQTQAPNTLTQAPNTLTQAPNTLTQVPNTLTQVPNTLTQVPNTQTQAPNTLTQI